In a genomic window of Salegentibacter salegens:
- a CDS encoding IS256 family transposase produces the protein MTQEEIKELKEKALKQFLSGESLTGKNGAFAPMLREFMEEALEAEMSSHLSDEEKGSKAGNKRNGKGKKTLKSSQGDVTINTPQDRNSTFEPEIVAKRQRILADNLEKQIIGMYGMGNSLRDISAHIEEMYDSKISTHVLSDITDRVIPKVKEWQDRPLEPVYCILWLDAMHFKVREEGKVKHKALYNILGINKAGRKEVLGMYISESEGANFWLQVLTQLNNRGLKDILIACTDNLTGFSEAIHSVYPKTDIQLCIVHQIRNSMKYVASKDQKDFMKDLKLVYKADTKDQAESALLDLEEKWGKRYPIVIRSWNDNWDRLSAYFEYTAPIRKLIYTTNAVEAFHRQVRKVTKTKGAFTNDMALLKLVYLATRRIEKKWNAPLQNWGLVVQQLAIKFEGRLELDLATNETKN, from the coding sequence ATGACACAAGAAGAGATTAAGGAATTAAAGGAAAAAGCATTAAAACAATTTTTATCAGGAGAATCCCTAACCGGCAAAAACGGCGCTTTTGCTCCAATGCTTAGGGAGTTTATGGAAGAGGCCCTGGAAGCAGAAATGTCTTCGCACCTTTCCGATGAAGAAAAAGGCTCAAAAGCAGGTAATAAGCGTAATGGCAAAGGCAAAAAGACCCTAAAGAGCAGCCAAGGGGACGTCACCATTAACACGCCCCAGGATCGTAACAGTACCTTTGAGCCGGAGATCGTAGCGAAACGCCAGCGTATCCTGGCCGATAATTTAGAAAAGCAGATTATAGGCATGTACGGGATGGGCAATAGCCTGCGGGATATCTCAGCTCATATAGAGGAAATGTATGATTCCAAGATATCCACACACGTTCTAAGTGATATTACGGACCGGGTGATTCCCAAGGTTAAGGAATGGCAGGATCGCCCCTTGGAGCCGGTATATTGCATCCTATGGCTCGACGCGATGCACTTCAAGGTACGCGAAGAAGGCAAAGTAAAGCACAAGGCCTTGTATAATATTTTAGGAATAAATAAAGCTGGAAGAAAGGAAGTGCTGGGTATGTATATCTCGGAAAGTGAAGGGGCCAATTTTTGGCTTCAGGTGCTGACCCAATTAAACAACCGTGGCTTAAAAGATATTCTGATTGCCTGTACGGATAATCTTACGGGCTTTAGTGAAGCCATTCATTCTGTTTATCCCAAGACTGATATTCAGCTATGTATTGTCCACCAGATCCGCAATAGTATGAAGTATGTGGCCAGTAAGGATCAAAAAGATTTTATGAAAGACCTTAAACTGGTGTACAAGGCTGACACCAAAGACCAGGCTGAATCGGCTTTACTGGATCTGGAAGAAAAATGGGGCAAAAGATATCCCATAGTGATCCGTTCCTGGAATGATAACTGGGACCGATTGAGTGCTTATTTTGAATATACCGCACCCATTAGAAAACTCATATACACCACAAATGCCGTAGAGGCTTTTCACCGGCAGGTAAGAAAAGTAACCAAGACCAAAGGCGCTTTTACCAATGATATGGCACTATTGAAGCTGGTTTACCTAGCTACCAGAAGAATTGAAAAGAAATGGAACGCCCCACTGCAGAACTGGGGTTTGGTAGTTCAACAATTAGCTATTAAATTTGAAGGTCGGCTAGAGTTGGACTTAGCCACCAATGAAACGAAAAACTAA
- a CDS encoding alpha-L-fucosidase, whose protein sequence is MLKINKFKAVLVFAVAFTFQFIQAQDEQGVHQRSEAYMAPTDPLVKEKLSKWENQKFGMLIHWGVYSVPGIMESWNLCSESWIERDSTIAYNDYKKWYWNLDKIFNPVNFDPDSWADAAETAGMKYMVFTTKHHDGFNMFNTQQTDYKITNGPFQNHPKANVAKHIFEAFRKKDFMIGAYFSKPDWHSQYFWWDKYATPNRNANYDIEKYDWRWNKFKEFSFNQISELMHDYGSIDILWLDGGWIRPKETVNDEVRAWGAPIPEASQEIDMPKIAEMAREAQPGIIFADRTVHGPYENYQTPERKIPETKLDNPWESSLPLGNNWGYVPNDPFKSPTAVIHNLIEVVAKGGNLLLGVGPKPDGTLPLEVIDKLEKIGSWLDKNGEAIYDTHAIDNYQDGNIFFTEKGNKQYTIVILEEGKEIPKSVSWAKNLPSENAKIRLLQTGKKVDFKIKGDNVEIRLPKEIRSAKNSAAIAFSIEN, encoded by the coding sequence ATGCTGAAAATCAATAAATTTAAAGCCGTTTTAGTTTTTGCCGTGGCGTTTACATTTCAGTTTATCCAGGCACAGGATGAGCAGGGTGTGCACCAGAGATCTGAAGCCTATATGGCACCAACAGATCCTTTAGTGAAGGAAAAACTTTCAAAGTGGGAAAACCAGAAGTTTGGAATGTTGATCCACTGGGGAGTGTATTCGGTTCCGGGAATTATGGAATCCTGGAATTTATGTTCAGAGTCATGGATAGAGCGTGATAGCACTATTGCTTATAACGATTATAAGAAATGGTACTGGAACTTAGATAAAATTTTTAATCCGGTAAATTTTGATCCTGATAGCTGGGCAGATGCAGCTGAGACGGCCGGGATGAAATATATGGTTTTTACTACGAAGCACCATGACGGTTTTAATATGTTCAATACCCAGCAAACAGATTATAAAATTACCAATGGCCCATTTCAAAATCATCCCAAAGCCAACGTAGCGAAACATATTTTTGAAGCTTTTAGGAAAAAGGACTTTATGATTGGCGCGTATTTCTCAAAACCTGACTGGCATTCACAATATTTCTGGTGGGATAAATATGCCACGCCAAATAGAAATGCAAACTACGACATTGAGAAATACGACTGGCGTTGGAATAAATTTAAAGAGTTTTCCTTCAACCAAATTAGCGAGTTGATGCACGATTATGGCAGTATTGATATTCTTTGGTTAGATGGTGGCTGGATACGGCCAAAAGAAACGGTAAATGATGAGGTTAGGGCCTGGGGAGCTCCAATTCCTGAAGCCAGCCAGGAGATAGATATGCCAAAAATTGCAGAAATGGCAAGGGAAGCCCAGCCGGGGATAATCTTTGCAGATCGCACAGTGCACGGCCCTTACGAAAACTATCAAACCCCCGAGCGTAAAATTCCTGAAACCAAACTGGATAATCCCTGGGAAAGCAGTTTGCCATTGGGTAATAACTGGGGATATGTACCAAACGATCCTTTTAAATCGCCTACCGCGGTTATTCATAATCTTATTGAAGTTGTTGCCAAAGGAGGAAACTTGCTCTTAGGAGTTGGTCCAAAGCCCGATGGAACTTTACCTCTGGAAGTAATTGATAAACTGGAAAAGATAGGAAGCTGGTTGGATAAAAATGGGGAGGCTATTTACGATACTCACGCTATAGATAATTATCAGGATGGGAATATTTTTTTTACTGAAAAAGGGAATAAACAGTATACAATTGTAATTTTAGAAGAAGGAAAAGAAATTCCGAAATCAGTTAGCTGGGCTAAAAATTTACCCTCAGAAAATGCAAAGATCAGATTACTTCAAACCGGTAAAAAAGTTGACTTTAAAATAAAGGGAGATAATGTAGAGATTAGGCTTCCTAAAGAGATTCGTTCGGCTAAGAACAGTGCAGCAATCGCTTTTTCCATAGAAAATTAG
- a CDS encoding glycoside hydrolase family 3 N-terminal domain-containing protein — protein sequence MKKICICFLLISNVLLSQELKNAAYKDASLSVEARVDDLLALMTLEEKIGQLTTPLGWKMYTKSRNKAVISELYKKEIKTRHIGGLWGLLRADPWTQKTLETGLHPKEAAKITNEIQKYVMENSRLGIPLLLEEEAMHGHMAVGTTVFPTAIGQASTWNPDLIKKMAEAIAEEIRAQGANVGYGPIVDLARDPRWSRVEETFGEDPYLISEMGKSIISGFQGNTAEDLRNGKHVAATLKHFAAYGVSEGGHNGGAVYIGERDLFQNFMYPVKEAVDLGILSIMTAYSSIDGIPSTAHKKLLTNTLREDWGFEGFVISDLGSIEGLLGSHHIVANEEDAAAVAMNAGVDADLGGNGFDDALMSAVKADKVSEDRIDEAVRRVLGVKFKLGLFDNPYVDVENAGSVVRNPDHIELAREVALQSVTMLKNENKLLPLSKNLKNIAVIGSNADMQYNQLGDYTAPQAKDNIVTFLEGIQNKMPQANIRYVKGTAVRDTTQTNIPAAIEAAKSAEVAIVVLGGSSARDFKTEYQETGAAMVSSSEDEILSDMESGEGYDRSTLQLMGKQLELLQAVVATGTPTVLVLIKGRPLLLNWSSENAPAILDAWYPGQEGGNAIADVLFGDFNPAGRLPVSVPKSVGQLPVYYNHWAPERRDYVEIDAKPLYPFGYGLSYSEFEYSDLKVSVEAKGVNTKVNLSLKVKNISDKDGDEVVQLYLRDMVSSVLSPVKQLRGFERVSIKSGETKTINFEILPKELSLFNVDMEQVAESGEFKVMIGASSEDIRLETTFELSENITINK from the coding sequence ATGAAAAAAATTTGCATTTGTTTTTTACTTATTTCTAATGTTCTGCTAAGTCAGGAGCTAAAAAATGCGGCTTATAAAGATGCATCTTTAAGTGTGGAAGCACGAGTAGATGATCTTTTAGCTCTAATGACCTTAGAGGAGAAGATAGGTCAGCTCACGACTCCACTTGGTTGGAAGATGTATACAAAGAGTAGGAATAAAGCAGTTATTAGTGAGCTTTATAAAAAAGAAATTAAAACCCGGCATATCGGCGGTTTGTGGGGATTGCTTAGGGCAGACCCCTGGACGCAAAAAACACTGGAAACCGGCCTTCACCCCAAAGAAGCGGCTAAAATCACGAATGAGATCCAAAAATATGTAATGGAGAACAGTCGTCTGGGAATTCCTCTCTTGCTGGAAGAAGAAGCCATGCATGGTCATATGGCCGTTGGGACTACCGTTTTCCCAACCGCAATTGGTCAGGCAAGCACCTGGAATCCCGATCTCATTAAGAAAATGGCAGAAGCTATAGCCGAAGAAATAAGAGCACAGGGTGCAAATGTGGGTTATGGTCCCATAGTAGATTTGGCAAGAGATCCTAGATGGTCCCGGGTAGAAGAAACATTTGGCGAAGATCCTTACCTAATTTCAGAAATGGGAAAATCTATAATTTCCGGATTTCAGGGAAACACAGCAGAAGACCTTAGAAATGGAAAGCACGTGGCTGCTACTTTAAAACATTTTGCCGCGTATGGAGTTTCAGAAGGAGGGCATAATGGCGGCGCGGTTTATATAGGTGAACGAGATTTATTCCAGAATTTTATGTATCCGGTGAAGGAAGCGGTGGATCTGGGAATCCTTTCCATTATGACGGCATATAGTTCTATTGATGGAATCCCAAGTACAGCCCACAAAAAATTACTCACGAATACTTTGAGAGAAGATTGGGGATTTGAGGGCTTTGTGATTTCAGATCTTGGGAGTATTGAAGGACTTCTGGGAAGCCACCATATTGTTGCTAATGAGGAAGATGCCGCGGCAGTTGCTATGAATGCCGGTGTAGATGCAGATCTTGGAGGAAATGGTTTTGATGATGCTCTAATGAGTGCTGTAAAAGCAGATAAAGTTTCTGAAGATAGAATAGATGAAGCAGTAAGAAGAGTGCTTGGGGTAAAATTTAAATTAGGACTTTTTGATAATCCCTATGTTGATGTTGAAAATGCGGGAAGCGTTGTTCGAAATCCAGATCATATAGAACTGGCTAGGGAAGTCGCTCTACAGTCGGTGACTATGCTAAAAAACGAAAATAAGCTTTTGCCGTTAAGTAAGAATCTTAAAAATATCGCGGTAATCGGTTCTAATGCCGATATGCAATATAACCAGTTGGGAGATTATACGGCACCTCAGGCAAAAGATAATATCGTTACTTTTCTGGAAGGAATTCAGAATAAAATGCCACAGGCAAACATTCGGTATGTAAAGGGAACCGCCGTACGTGATACCACTCAGACTAACATACCGGCAGCTATAGAGGCAGCCAAAAGCGCTGAAGTTGCCATAGTTGTTTTAGGAGGTTCCAGTGCGCGGGATTTCAAAACAGAATATCAGGAAACTGGAGCAGCAATGGTGTCTTCTTCAGAAGATGAAATTTTAAGCGATATGGAAAGCGGTGAAGGTTACGATCGCTCAACCTTACAATTAATGGGGAAACAACTGGAATTATTACAGGCCGTTGTCGCTACAGGTACCCCAACGGTTTTAGTTCTTATTAAAGGCAGGCCCTTATTGCTAAACTGGTCTTCAGAAAATGCCCCTGCTATTCTGGATGCATGGTATCCGGGCCAGGAAGGTGGAAATGCCATTGCCGATGTGCTGTTCGGGGATTTTAATCCTGCAGGGAGATTGCCGGTTTCAGTTCCAAAATCTGTAGGGCAGTTGCCCGTTTATTATAATCACTGGGCTCCGGAACGCAGGGATTATGTAGAAATAGATGCTAAACCATTATATCCTTTTGGTTACGGATTAAGTTATTCAGAATTTGAATATTCAGATTTAAAGGTATCTGTAGAAGCTAAGGGCGTCAATACTAAAGTGAATCTGAGTTTAAAAGTTAAGAATATCAGCGATAAAGATGGAGATGAGGTGGTACAGCTGTATTTAAGGGATATGGTGAGTAGTGTACTTAGCCCCGTGAAGCAATTAAGAGGCTTTGAACGGGTTTCAATCAAATCTGGCGAAACTAAGACCATAAATTTTGAAATCCTTCCGAAAGAATTATCCCTGTTTAATGTGGATATGGAGCAAGTAGCAGAATCAGGAGAATTTAAAGTAATGATAGGAGCTTCTTCTGAAGATATTAGGTTGGAAACTACTTTTGAACTATCAGAAAATATAACTATTAATAAATAA
- a CDS encoding GH92 family glycosyl hydrolase, with the protein MGSVLKVVFSGLLILVSLKITAQDFDPVNYVNPFIGTSNYGATNPGAIAPRGMASVSPFNVAGRIDLNPLEKDSQWLSNPYVYENTFLTGFSHVNMSGVGCPDLGVIISMPTTGALETNHVKYGSTYSEETAKAGYYSTNLNKYDVKVEATASTRTGVTRYSFPAGKSNILLNLGLGLTNEQGAMAHVVSPTEIEGMRMIGSFCYNNAKAAYPVYFVAKFSKPADNFGVWKTPYKYEGEEAQWMTYNGKTRIKEGFSREVVGDSIGAYMTYDFSEPQQVEVKIGVSYVSMENARENLEKEVGDSTFEEVYAQTKEEWKKKLRVVEVEGGTEDEKTIFYTALYHTQIHPNILNDVNGEYPEVATGKIGKTEGTRYTTFSLWDTYRNYHQLMSLLYPREQIEMVKSMLEMYDENGWLPKWELNSTETFTMVGDPAAIVLADTYLRGLTDFNVDKAYKAMLKSATQIEENPLRPGLEEYLKNGYVSVDMGVPGPVSVTQEYNAADYAIALLAKELGKKEDHEVFKERSISYRKLYNSDSKFLQPKHINGNWLEGFDPLAGANFTKNPGFIEGNAWQYLFMLSHDAEGLMQRMGGKVAYEKKLDAVFNEGQFDMANEPDFAYPYLYNFIPGSEHKAQKRVQELLKGYYKNSPDGLPGNDDTGTMSAWAVYSMMGFYPLVPAEPTYSLTAPIFDKIDIKLNTDFYPRERLLIRKQEASMNKEGGEIFLDNNPINTFFINHDALINANELLFIEE; encoded by the coding sequence ATGGGATCAGTGTTAAAAGTTGTTTTTTCAGGATTATTGATTTTAGTTTCATTGAAAATAACTGCGCAGGATTTTGATCCTGTAAATTATGTAAATCCGTTTATCGGCACTTCAAATTACGGGGCGACAAACCCAGGTGCTATTGCTCCAAGGGGGATGGCAAGTGTTTCGCCTTTTAATGTTGCGGGAAGAATTGACCTTAACCCTTTAGAAAAAGACAGCCAGTGGTTGTCTAATCCTTATGTGTATGAAAATACTTTTTTAACCGGATTCAGCCATGTAAATATGAGCGGTGTGGGATGTCCAGACCTGGGGGTTATCATCAGCATGCCTACCACAGGAGCATTAGAAACGAATCACGTAAAATACGGTAGCACTTATTCTGAAGAAACAGCAAAAGCCGGATACTATTCGACAAATTTGAATAAATATGATGTGAAAGTTGAAGCGACCGCCAGCACCAGAACAGGGGTTACACGGTATTCGTTTCCGGCAGGAAAATCCAACATTTTATTGAATTTAGGTTTGGGCTTAACCAACGAGCAGGGTGCTATGGCGCATGTAGTTTCCCCTACCGAGATCGAAGGGATGCGAATGATAGGAAGCTTCTGTTATAATAATGCTAAAGCAGCTTATCCGGTTTATTTTGTTGCAAAATTTTCTAAACCTGCTGATAATTTTGGGGTCTGGAAAACACCTTATAAATATGAAGGAGAAGAAGCGCAATGGATGACTTACAATGGCAAAACCCGTATTAAGGAGGGATTTTCGCGAGAAGTAGTTGGGGACAGCATTGGAGCCTACATGACTTACGATTTTAGTGAGCCACAACAAGTGGAAGTTAAGATTGGAGTTTCTTATGTAAGCATGGAAAATGCGAGGGAAAACTTAGAAAAAGAAGTAGGAGATTCAACTTTTGAAGAAGTATATGCGCAAACAAAGGAAGAATGGAAAAAGAAATTGCGGGTTGTAGAGGTTGAAGGGGGCACTGAAGATGAAAAAACCATTTTCTATACCGCTTTATATCATACTCAGATTCATCCTAATATATTGAATGACGTTAATGGTGAATACCCTGAAGTCGCTACAGGAAAAATTGGCAAAACCGAAGGGACACGATATACCACTTTTTCCCTTTGGGATACTTATAGAAATTATCATCAATTAATGAGTTTGCTTTATCCACGGGAGCAAATAGAGATGGTGAAATCTATGCTTGAAATGTACGATGAGAACGGTTGGTTACCAAAATGGGAGTTAAATTCAACTGAAACATTTACTATGGTTGGTGATCCTGCGGCAATTGTTTTAGCTGATACCTATTTACGGGGACTTACTGATTTTAATGTGGATAAAGCTTATAAGGCCATGCTAAAAAGTGCTACTCAGATTGAAGAAAATCCTCTACGGCCCGGCCTTGAAGAATATTTAAAAAATGGCTATGTAAGTGTAGATATGGGAGTGCCCGGTCCTGTTTCTGTTACCCAAGAATATAATGCTGCTGATTATGCAATTGCATTATTGGCGAAAGAGTTAGGGAAAAAAGAAGATCATGAAGTATTTAAAGAACGATCGATTTCTTATAGAAAGCTATATAATTCAGATTCAAAGTTTCTTCAACCTAAACATATAAACGGAAACTGGCTGGAAGGTTTTGATCCTTTGGCCGGTGCAAATTTCACCAAAAATCCTGGATTTATTGAGGGCAATGCCTGGCAATATCTTTTTATGCTTTCGCACGATGCAGAGGGATTAATGCAACGAATGGGTGGAAAAGTGGCTTACGAGAAGAAATTGGATGCTGTTTTTAATGAAGGACAATTTGATATGGCAAACGAACCCGATTTTGCTTATCCATACCTGTATAATTTTATTCCCGGAAGTGAGCATAAAGCTCAAAAAAGGGTCCAAGAGTTATTAAAAGGATATTATAAAAATAGTCCCGATGGTTTGCCGGGCAATGACGATACTGGTACGATGAGTGCCTGGGCAGTATATAGTATGATGGGTTTTTATCCACTAGTGCCAGCTGAACCTACTTACTCCTTAACGGCACCAATTTTTGATAAAATTGATATTAAATTAAATACAGATTTCTATCCCCGGGAACGCCTTTTAATAAGAAAACAAGAAGCTTCTATGAATAAGGAAGGCGGAGAAATATTTCTTGATAATAATCCAATTAATACCTTCTTTATTAACCATGATGCTTTAATTAACGCTAATGAACTATTATTTATTGAAGAATAG
- a CDS encoding discoidin domain-containing protein, which translates to MPAEVNTSIRPDWFYHENEDSLVKTPQELFQVYLQSVGRGSTLLLNVPPDKRGLFHENDVESLLGMRRIIDSVFANNLAKNAQVSVSYYRGENENFSAENLIDGDPETFWATNDDTIQSSVEVAFEKEQEVNYVLLQEYIKLGQRIISFNVEAKVDGEWKEVAEGTSIGYKRILEIPSVKTKAIKINFKDARASPVVSNLEIY; encoded by the coding sequence ATCCCTGCAGAGGTTAATACTTCTATTCGTCCGGATTGGTTTTACCACGAAAATGAGGATTCACTGGTTAAAACTCCGCAAGAATTATTTCAGGTTTATCTTCAGTCTGTAGGGCGGGGATCAACCTTGTTACTTAATGTTCCACCAGATAAACGCGGACTTTTCCACGAGAATGATGTGGAGTCATTACTGGGAATGCGCAGAATTATTGATAGTGTATTTGCCAATAATTTAGCTAAAAATGCACAAGTTTCGGTAAGTTACTATCGGGGAGAAAATGAAAATTTTTCTGCCGAAAATTTGATCGATGGAGATCCTGAAACTTTCTGGGCAACCAATGATGATACTATCCAATCTTCTGTAGAAGTAGCATTTGAAAAAGAACAGGAGGTGAATTATGTTTTGCTTCAGGAGTATATAAAATTAGGACAGCGAATTATAAGCTTTAATGTGGAAGCAAAAGTAGATGGCGAATGGAAAGAGGTTGCTGAAGGTACAAGTATAGGATATAAGCGAATTCTTGAAATCCCTTCAGTAAAAACTAAGGCAATAAAGATTAATTTTAAAGATGCCAGGGCAAGCCCTGTAGTTTCTAATCTTGAAATTTATTAA
- a CDS encoding copper homeostasis protein CutC: MELCADLHLEGLTPPEDLILKVLKELHIPIRVMIRPHAGNFLYSEVEIIEMKKAIITCKKLGVEGVVFGALKADKTLDIDVISILTKLALPLNVVIHKAIDNTPDLLKALEELTGIKGISAVLTSGGAETAFLGRGVLKEMIKTSSNRIEIMPAGKINSENLSEIHNLLGASAYHGKQIVGKLN; the protein is encoded by the coding sequence ATAGAACTTTGCGCCGATTTACATCTTGAGGGATTAACACCACCAGAAGATTTAATCCTTAAGGTATTAAAAGAACTACATATTCCTATACGGGTGATGATTCGTCCCCATGCCGGTAATTTTTTGTATTCTGAAGTAGAAATAATTGAGATGAAAAAAGCAATTATTACTTGTAAAAAATTGGGAGTAGAGGGAGTCGTTTTTGGAGCTTTAAAGGCGGATAAAACTCTGGATATTGATGTAATATCCATTTTAACCAAACTGGCGCTTCCTTTAAATGTGGTGATACATAAAGCTATAGATAATACTCCTGATCTATTAAAAGCACTCGAAGAATTGACAGGGATTAAAGGGATATCGGCCGTGCTTACTTCCGGGGGAGCTGAAACGGCATTTTTAGGACGTGGCGTTTTAAAAGAGATGATTAAAACCTCATCAAATAGAATTGAAATAATGCCGGCAGGAAAAATTAATTCCGAAAATCTTTCAGAAATACATAATTTATTGGGAGCTTCGGCTTATCACGGAAAACAGATTGTAGGAAAACTTAACTAA
- a CDS encoding alpha-L-fucosidase: MFKKLNKTIAGIFIVTLAFSCEENKQVETPEAVGPTPSREQLDWHNMEMNAFIHFTTNTFTDKEWGYGDESPEVFNPKDIDIDQWMQTLKKAGFKGVILTAKHHDGFALYPSDYTEHDIANSPYKDGEGDLVKEVAESAREHGLKFGIYLSPWDRNRADYGEASYIEYYRNQLKEVFTNYGNIFEMWFDGANGGDGYYGGADEERRIDKQNYYDWPTTLAMVEEIQPSVLFFSDAGPDLRWVGNEDGIGGKTNWNMITPDTLYAGKAGIGDIL; this comes from the coding sequence ATGTTTAAGAAACTAAATAAAACAATAGCAGGTATTTTTATAGTAACACTGGCATTTTCCTGTGAGGAAAATAAACAGGTGGAAACGCCTGAAGCAGTGGGGCCAACACCTTCCCGGGAGCAACTGGACTGGCATAATATGGAAATGAATGCTTTTATTCATTTTACCACCAATACTTTTACAGATAAAGAATGGGGATATGGAGATGAATCCCCGGAGGTTTTTAATCCAAAAGATATCGATATAGACCAATGGATGCAAACCTTGAAAAAAGCAGGTTTTAAAGGGGTGATCCTTACTGCCAAACACCACGATGGCTTTGCTTTGTATCCTTCGGATTATACTGAACATGATATAGCCAATTCTCCTTATAAGGATGGTGAAGGAGATTTGGTAAAAGAAGTTGCAGAATCTGCCCGGGAACACGGTTTGAAATTCGGAATTTATCTTTCTCCCTGGGATAGAAACCGCGCCGATTATGGGGAGGCATCTTATATTGAATATTATAGAAATCAGCTTAAAGAGGTGTTTACTAACTATGGGAATATTTTTGAAATGTGGTTTGACGGCGCCAATGGCGGTGACGGTTATTACGGAGGAGCTGATGAAGAACGGCGTATAGACAAACAAAATTATTACGACTGGCCAACAACTTTAGCGATGGTTGAAGAGATTCAACCATCAGTATTATTTTTTAGTGATGCCGGGCCCGATCTTCGTTGGGTAGGAAATGAAGACGGAATTGGAGGAAAAACCAATTGGAATATGATTACGCCCGATACCCTTTATGCGGGGAAAGCAGGAATTGGTGATATTCTGTAA